The proteins below are encoded in one region of Paralysiella testudinis:
- a CDS encoding DnaJ C-terminal domain-containing protein yields the protein MTQPNYYEVLGVDRSASAADIKKAYRKLVRQYHPDVSTDPDADEKTSQLNLAYNTLKDEEKRAEYNAMLDNPYAHAQQQGHGPQGYDYGGYDNGQPFRHEHFGQQGPFGSGDFRFDDIFSAFGSSARGAYERPASGPMAGEDQHAELSIDISAAYHGAERSLSLDMPTLDEQGRMSYTRKTLNVKIPKGISEGQQIRLAKQGLPGFNGGEAGDLYLKIRFHADEHLHVENRKDVYQTVQVAPWQAALGEKINVATPNGMLAVNLPANSRAGQKIRLKGRGIPAKEAGDLYLVLSMVLPGCHTDADKAAWQALSAHYAGFNPGTQA from the coding sequence ATGACGCAACCCAATTATTACGAGGTGCTGGGGGTAGACAGAAGCGCCAGTGCCGCCGACATTAAAAAAGCCTACCGCAAGCTGGTGCGCCAATATCACCCCGATGTAAGCACCGACCCGGATGCCGATGAAAAAACCAGCCAGCTTAATCTGGCCTACAACACGCTAAAAGACGAAGAAAAGCGCGCCGAATACAACGCCATGCTCGACAATCCTTACGCCCATGCGCAACAGCAAGGTCATGGGCCGCAAGGCTATGATTATGGCGGCTATGATAACGGCCAGCCGTTTCGCCATGAGCATTTCGGCCAGCAAGGGCCGTTTGGCAGCGGCGACTTCCGCTTTGACGATATTTTCTCTGCTTTTGGCAGCAGTGCGCGCGGCGCTTACGAGCGCCCGGCCAGCGGGCCGATGGCAGGCGAAGATCAACATGCCGAGCTGAGCATCGACATCAGCGCGGCCTATCACGGTGCCGAACGCAGCTTAAGCCTAGACATGCCCACGCTAGACGAACAAGGGCGCATGAGTTACACCCGCAAAACCCTGAATGTGAAAATTCCCAAAGGCATTAGCGAAGGCCAGCAAATCCGCCTGGCCAAACAAGGCTTGCCCGGTTTTAACGGCGGTGAGGCAGGGGATTTGTATTTGAAAATCCGCTTTCATGCCGATGAACACCTGCATGTGGAAAACCGCAAAGACGTTTACCAAACCGTTCAGGTAGCCCCGTGGCAGGCAGCTTTGGGCGAAAAAATCAATGTGGCCACACCCAACGGCATGTTGGCGGTAAACCTGCCTGCTAATAGCCGTGCCGGCCAGAAAATCCGCCTTAAAGGCCGCGGTATTCCGGCTAAAGAGGCGGGTGATTTATACCTCGTATTGAGCATGGTTTTGCCCGGCTGCCACACCGACGCCGACAAGGCTGCCTGGCAGGCGCTCTCGGCGCACTATGCCGGCTTTAACCCGGGCACTCAAGCATAA
- a CDS encoding chaperone modulator CbpM — MTQTYTDIDLSFDELVRACGGGADWVVQLIEEEVISINGSPAQARYSSLHLARIRRAGRIHRDFDASAAATALILQLLDELETLRRQHPTALKQD, encoded by the coding sequence ATGACACAAACTTATACCGACATTGACCTGAGTTTTGACGAGCTGGTGCGCGCCTGCGGCGGCGGTGCCGACTGGGTGGTGCAGCTGATTGAAGAAGAAGTGATCAGCATCAACGGCAGCCCGGCACAAGCGCGTTACAGCAGCCTGCATTTGGCACGCATCCGCCGCGCCGGGCGCATCCACCGTGATTTTGATGCCAGTGCCGCCGCCACGGCGCTGATTCTGCAATTACTGGATGAACTGGAAACTTTGCGCCGACAACATCCGACGGCATTAAAGCAAGATTAA
- the polA gene encoding DNA polymerase I encodes MQKTLLLVDGSSYLYRAYHAMAQLSSPSGMPTGALYGVLNMLRRLRMDVAHDYACCIFDAKGDNFRHALYPAYKANRPPMPDDLRPQAAALPELVALMGWPVLAVPGVEADDVIGTLAREAEAQGLQVVISTGDKDMAQLVNEHITLVNTMSNETLDIDGVVGKFGVRPEQIIDYLALIGDKVDNVPGVDKCGPKTAVKWLAEYQTLDNIMAHAADIKGKVGENLQAALSHLPLSYQLITLKTDVDLQAELPQGLENLRRQSPDWAALSHHFQQLGFRTWLKEAQTRLAEAAQQGQSGDLFAAAADNKPPAEAFRQPESKAPAAAPAELSYQAITTQAELDTLCARLAAADTIGFDTETTSLDAMNAQLVGISIAFAPGEAVYIPLGHSLTAVAEQLPLNTVLGCLKPFLAAETPAKIGQNLKYDQHILANYQLTLGGIAGDAMLASYIVESHLGHGLDELAERHLGLNTIKYEDLCGKGAKQISFADVALADATTYACQDADFALRIEAHLRAQMDVAQLAMYTDMELPVAQVLFQMERTGVLIDKHELAQQSHELGSELITLEQQAYELAGQPFNLNSPKQLQEILFDKMGIPTNGLKKTASGGISTNEAVLEKLALDYPLPQLILQNRSLAKLKSTYTDKLPQLINPASGRVHTTYAQAVAITGRLASNNPNLQNIPIRTEQGRRVRRAFIAPSGSLMVSADYSQIELRIMAHLSGDQTLINAFNHGEDIHRRTAAEVFGIAPEAVSSEQRRYAKTINFGLIYGMGQYGLAKSLGIDNLAAKNFIDRYFARYPGVADYMQRTKEQAQAQGYVETLFGRRLYLPGIHSSNGNERAGAERAAINAPMQGTASDLIKRAMIDVQHWLASDNLESKLIMQVHDELVLEVPQTELDTVKHRLPEIMAAVGEMDVPLLAEVGVGDNWEEAH; translated from the coding sequence ATGCAGAAAACCTTATTGCTGGTAGACGGCTCTTCATATTTATACCGAGCCTATCACGCCATGGCGCAGCTTTCCAGCCCCAGCGGCATGCCCACCGGCGCGCTGTACGGCGTGCTCAATATGTTGCGCCGCCTGCGCATGGATGTGGCGCACGACTACGCCTGCTGCATATTTGATGCCAAGGGCGATAATTTCCGCCATGCGCTGTACCCGGCCTACAAGGCCAACCGCCCGCCCATGCCCGATGATTTGCGCCCGCAGGCGGCAGCGTTGCCCGAATTGGTGGCGCTGATGGGTTGGCCGGTGCTGGCGGTGCCGGGCGTGGAAGCCGATGATGTCATCGGCACGCTGGCGCGCGAGGCCGAAGCACAAGGCTTGCAAGTGGTGATCTCCACCGGCGACAAAGACATGGCGCAATTGGTCAACGAACACATCACCTTAGTGAACACCATGTCCAACGAAACGCTGGATATTGATGGCGTGGTGGGCAAATTCGGCGTGCGCCCCGAGCAAATCATCGACTATTTGGCGCTGATTGGCGATAAGGTGGACAACGTGCCCGGCGTGGACAAATGCGGCCCCAAAACCGCCGTAAAATGGCTGGCCGAATATCAAACTTTAGACAACATTATGGCCCACGCCGCCGACATCAAAGGCAAAGTGGGCGAAAACCTTCAGGCAGCCTTAAGCCATTTGCCGCTGTCTTACCAACTGATTACCCTGAAAACCGATGTCGATTTACAGGCCGAGCTGCCGCAAGGGCTGGAGAATCTGCGTCGCCAAAGCCCCGACTGGGCGGCCTTGAGCCACCATTTCCAGCAATTGGGCTTCCGCACTTGGCTAAAAGAAGCGCAAACCCGGCTGGCGGAAGCGGCACAGCAAGGGCAGAGCGGTGATTTATTTGCCGCTGCTGCGGACAACAAACCGCCCGCCGAAGCCTTCAGGCAGCCTGAAAGCAAGGCACCGGCCGCTGCACCCGCCGAGTTAAGCTATCAAGCCATCACCACCCAAGCCGAGCTAGACACCCTGTGCGCCCGCTTGGCCGCCGCCGACACCATCGGCTTTGACACCGAAACCACCAGCCTAGACGCCATGAATGCCCAACTGGTGGGCATCAGCATCGCCTTCGCACCCGGCGAAGCCGTGTATATTCCGCTGGGGCACAGCCTCACCGCCGTGGCCGAACAATTACCGCTTAACACCGTATTAGGCTGCCTGAAACCATTCCTAGCCGCTGAAACCCCGGCCAAAATCGGCCAAAACCTCAAATACGACCAACATATTCTGGCCAATTACCAGCTCACCTTGGGCGGCATTGCCGGCGATGCCATGCTGGCTTCTTATATTGTGGAAAGCCATTTGGGGCATGGCTTGGATGAATTGGCCGAACGCCATTTGGGCTTGAATACCATCAAATACGAAGACCTGTGCGGCAAAGGCGCCAAGCAGATTTCGTTTGCCGATGTGGCACTGGCCGACGCTACCACCTACGCCTGCCAAGACGCCGACTTCGCCCTGCGCATCGAAGCGCATTTGCGCGCCCAAATGGACGTCGCCCAATTGGCCATGTACACCGACATGGAGCTGCCGGTGGCGCAAGTGCTGTTTCAAATGGAGCGCACCGGCGTGTTGATTGACAAGCACGAGCTGGCGCAGCAAAGCCACGAGCTGGGCAGCGAACTAATCACCCTAGAGCAGCAGGCTTATGAATTGGCCGGGCAGCCGTTTAACCTCAATTCGCCCAAACAATTGCAGGAAATCCTGTTCGACAAAATGGGCATCCCCACCAACGGCCTTAAAAAAACCGCCTCCGGCGGCATTTCCACCAACGAAGCCGTGCTGGAAAAGCTGGCGCTAGACTACCCGCTGCCGCAGCTGATTTTGCAAAACCGCAGCCTAGCCAAACTCAAATCTACCTATACCGACAAACTGCCGCAGCTCATCAACCCCGCCAGTGGCCGCGTGCACACCACCTATGCCCAAGCCGTGGCCATCACCGGGCGGCTGGCCAGCAACAACCCCAACCTGCAAAACATCCCCATCCGTACCGAACAAGGCCGCCGCGTGCGCCGCGCCTTTATCGCCCCTTCAGGTAGCCTGATGGTGTCGGCCGACTACTCGCAAATCGAATTGCGCATTATGGCGCACCTCAGCGGCGACCAAACCTTAATCAACGCCTTTAACCACGGCGAAGACATCCACCGCCGCACCGCCGCCGAAGTATTCGGCATCGCCCCCGAAGCCGTGAGCAGCGAGCAGCGCCGCTATGCCAAAACCATCAACTTCGGCCTGATTTACGGCATGGGCCAATACGGCCTGGCCAAATCACTGGGTATCGACAACCTCGCTGCCAAAAACTTTATCGACCGCTACTTCGCCCGCTATCCCGGCGTGGCCGACTATATGCAGCGCACCAAAGAGCAAGCGCAAGCCCAAGGCTATGTGGAAACCCTATTCGGCCGCCGCCTATACCTGCCCGGCATCCACAGCAGCAACGGCAACGAACGCGCCGGTGCCGAACGCGCCGCCATCAACGCCCCCATGCAAGGCACCGCCTCCGACTTGATTAAACGCGCCATGATTGATGTGCAACACTGGCTGGCTTCAGATAATTTGGAGAGTAAATTGATTATGCAAGTGCACGACGAACTGGTGCTAGAAGTGCCGCAAACCGAATTAGACACCGTAAAACACAGGCTGCCTGAAATCATGGCGGCGGTGGGAGAGATGGATGTGCCGCTATTGGCGGAAGTGGGTGTGGGAGATAATTGGGAAGAGGCGCATTGA
- a CDS encoding NAD(P)H-hydrate dehydratase: MPPYYNPTPEQLNHWQRHARSAFPALCRPRAANSHKGSHGTLALVGGCVGMSGALVLAGSAALKSGCGKVWLGFMQTALPLPVLPQQPEIMLATATDLAQRTDITACAVGCGMGTGAAAAAWLAALLAQADKPPLLLDADALNLLAVNPVWQHHLQQRHGDTLLTPHPAEAARLLQCSTQAIEANRPAAAQQLAARFRAWVVLKGRHTLITSPSGQISQNHSGNPGLATAGSGDVLTGIIGSLLVQGIPTAQAAIGGVWLHGTAADLLVAGGCGPIGLTAGELADAARWLRNRLVVDT, translated from the coding sequence ATGCCACCCTATTATAACCCAACCCCCGAGCAACTAAACCACTGGCAACGCCATGCCCGCAGCGCATTTCCAGCATTGTGCCGGCCGCGTGCCGCCAACAGCCACAAAGGCAGCCACGGCACCTTAGCGCTGGTGGGCGGCTGTGTGGGCATGAGCGGCGCTTTGGTGCTGGCAGGCAGCGCAGCGCTGAAAAGCGGCTGCGGCAAAGTGTGGCTGGGCTTTATGCAAACCGCCCTGCCGCTGCCGGTGCTGCCGCAACAGCCGGAAATCATGCTCGCCACCGCCACCGATTTGGCGCAACGCACCGACATCACCGCCTGCGCAGTGGGCTGCGGCATGGGCACCGGCGCCGCAGCCGCCGCTTGGCTGGCGGCGCTGTTGGCGCAAGCCGATAAACCGCCGCTGCTGCTGGATGCCGATGCCCTTAATCTGCTCGCCGTTAACCCCGTATGGCAGCATCATTTGCAACAGCGTCATGGCGATACCCTGCTTACCCCGCACCCGGCGGAAGCGGCACGGCTGCTGCAATGCAGCACCCAAGCGATTGAAGCCAACCGCCCGGCCGCCGCCCAACAACTGGCCGCCCGTTTCCGCGCCTGGGTGGTGCTGAAAGGCCGCCACACCCTGATTACTTCGCCCAGCGGCCAAATCAGCCAAAACCACAGCGGCAACCCCGGCTTGGCCACCGCCGGCAGCGGCGATGTGCTTACCGGCATCATCGGCAGCCTGCTGGTGCAAGGCATTCCCACCGCACAAGCCGCCATCGGCGGCGTATGGCTGCACGGCACCGCTGCGGATTTGTTGGTGGCCGGCGGCTGCGGCCCGATTGGCTTAACCGCCGGCGAACTGGCCGATGCCGCACGCTGGTTGCGCAATCGGCTGGTGGTGGATACTTAA
- the dcm gene encoding DNA (cytosine-5-)-methyltransferase produces MKILELFAGVGGFRIGLEKADNHLFQTKWANQWEPSRKSQDAFEVYNYRFPTSQNLNINISDITDQQFSAMDADMIVGGFPCQDYSVARSKKNEQGIEGKKGVLFWEIIRATRIIHPKYLILENVDRLLKAPSKQRGRDFAIMLSAFNRLGYSVEWRVINAAEYGRSQRRRRVFFFVYRNDTDFAIKVDRQFENNNAIFEAHRYDDYLYRTGLFATQFPVKPFTHRGRQVCYPLDDDIVDVSDNFTGTVWNTGVMRHGKYYSVDTEPDYAGKAITLGDIIQDEKDISEKYFLTDEEKLEKFRYLRGAKKIERISSEGHTYLYTEGGMSPYDDLNLPGRTILTSEGTVNRSTHLLKVNNRYRLLTPIEAERLQDFPDDWTAIKKNQDGLLVNVSDKMRLFFMGNALVTEVVKEIGLFIKEIEVSFLMK; encoded by the coding sequence ATGAAAATTCTCGAGCTGTTTGCAGGTGTTGGCGGTTTCCGCATTGGGCTGGAAAAGGCCGATAATCATTTATTTCAAACAAAATGGGCAAATCAGTGGGAACCATCGCGTAAGTCCCAAGATGCTTTTGAAGTGTATAACTATCGTTTTCCTACAAGCCAAAACCTCAATATCAATATTTCGGATATTACCGACCAGCAATTCTCGGCGATGGATGCCGATATGATTGTTGGTGGTTTCCCCTGTCAAGATTACTCTGTAGCCCGCAGCAAGAAAAACGAACAAGGTATAGAAGGCAAAAAAGGAGTACTTTTTTGGGAAATTATCCGAGCTACCCGCATCATTCATCCCAAGTATTTGATTCTTGAAAATGTCGATCGTTTGCTTAAAGCCCCGTCCAAACAACGGGGGCGGGATTTTGCTATTATGCTTTCTGCATTTAACCGATTGGGCTACAGCGTGGAGTGGCGCGTGATTAATGCTGCGGAATATGGTAGAAGCCAACGCCGCCGCCGCGTATTCTTTTTTGTATACCGTAACGATACGGATTTTGCTATAAAAGTGGATCGACAATTTGAAAACAACAACGCTATTTTTGAAGCACACCGATACGATGACTATCTCTACCGCACAGGTTTATTTGCAACGCAATTCCCCGTAAAACCGTTCACACACAGGGGAAGGCAAGTCTGCTATCCGCTTGATGATGATATTGTTGACGTATCTGATAACTTTACAGGGACGGTATGGAACACAGGCGTGATGCGGCACGGCAAATATTATTCAGTTGATACCGAGCCCGATTATGCTGGAAAAGCAATCACACTGGGCGACATTATTCAAGATGAAAAAGATATTTCCGAAAAATACTTTCTGACGGATGAGGAAAAGCTGGAAAAATTCCGTTATTTGCGGGGGGCAAAGAAAATTGAACGCATATCCTCAGAGGGGCATACTTATCTCTACACAGAGGGCGGTATGTCGCCTTATGATGATTTGAACCTACCGGGGCGCACGATACTGACTTCAGAAGGAACGGTAAATCGATCCACACACCTGCTAAAGGTTAATAACCGCTACCGTCTATTAACTCCTATTGAAGCAGAACGTTTGCAAGATTTTCCCGATGATTGGACAGCTATTAAGAAAAACCAAGACGGCTTGCTTGTAAACGTTTCCGATAAAATGCGCCTGTTTTTTATGGGCAATGCCTTGGTAACCGAGGTTGTTAAAGAGATTGGCCTATTTATCAAGGAAATTGAAGTATCTTTTTTAATGAAGTGA
- a CDS encoding MutH/Sau3AI family endonuclease produces the protein MAGHHFTKSEIDNILFATIGQTLGQVDKNHIFDKTLHQPKITGIAGDVIEQSVFGYPADNKSEADLSVDGQAVELKTTGLKRVSSRDKSGHKLEAKEPMSITAVSPGSIIREHDFYESQLWHKLENLLIIYYLYDSATTVTSAEYAHFPIQGYHFHQFSADDQKIIENDWNIIRNFIVFVAANGLDKEVEFPKLSKLRSRMAFLDTAPKYPHPPRFRLTRSVVTSIARKHLGETFEPLLPQLHFSTFMELDTILSELTQQYHGKSIASIAQEMGVDLPRTTSGKVAKHASSILIARMFSQSAAALEDIELFNKFGICYKTITLNPQGYRTEDTKFLKVDFQEWTDKSIGFEDSFIYSFFAEQKFLFAIFKEQTKNHSYENNIFIGFKRIMFDDDFLNDEVKKTWERVRVLVNENLLTNDKLYNKDGYPRINKTGIQQEALNLPKSGHYALFLRGSGSDSTKKPEQVNGIQMYYQYFWLQGRYLVNMLAKFDFL, from the coding sequence ATGGCAGGGCATCACTTTACGAAAAGCGAAATCGATAATATTTTGTTCGCCACTATCGGACAAACCTTAGGTCAAGTTGATAAAAATCATATTTTCGATAAAACACTTCATCAGCCTAAAATCACAGGCATTGCGGGAGATGTAATTGAGCAATCGGTATTCGGTTATCCTGCAGACAACAAATCCGAAGCGGATTTATCCGTTGACGGTCAAGCGGTTGAATTAAAAACAACAGGTTTAAAACGGGTTAGCTCAAGAGATAAATCAGGGCATAAACTGGAGGCCAAAGAACCGATGAGCATCACTGCTGTATCTCCTGGTTCAATCATCCGCGAGCATGATTTTTATGAATCTCAGTTATGGCATAAACTCGAAAATTTATTGATTATCTACTATCTTTATGACTCCGCCACAACAGTAACATCTGCCGAATATGCCCATTTCCCAATTCAAGGCTATCATTTTCATCAATTTAGTGCAGATGACCAGAAGATTATTGAAAACGATTGGAATATTATTAGAAATTTTATTGTGTTTGTCGCTGCCAACGGTTTGGATAAAGAAGTCGAATTTCCTAAGCTGTCCAAGTTACGAAGCCGTATGGCCTTTCTTGATACCGCCCCTAAATATCCTCATCCGCCCCGTTTCCGGCTAACTAGATCGGTTGTTACCTCAATAGCCAGAAAACATTTGGGTGAAACATTCGAGCCTTTATTACCACAGCTTCATTTTTCAACTTTTATGGAGCTGGATACTATTTTGTCGGAGCTTACGCAACAATATCACGGCAAAAGTATTGCAAGCATCGCGCAGGAGATGGGTGTTGATTTACCGCGAACCACATCGGGGAAAGTTGCCAAGCATGCTTCTTCTATATTGATAGCCAGAATGTTCAGCCAATCGGCAGCCGCTTTGGAAGATATAGAATTATTCAATAAATTCGGTATCTGTTATAAAACCATTACCCTAAACCCGCAAGGGTACAGAACAGAAGATACTAAATTTTTAAAAGTTGATTTTCAGGAATGGACGGATAAAAGCATTGGGTTTGAAGATTCATTTATCTATTCGTTCTTTGCAGAGCAAAAATTCTTATTCGCCATTTTTAAAGAACAAACTAAAAACCATAGCTATGAAAATAATATTTTTATCGGTTTTAAACGGATAATGTTTGATGATGATTTTTTGAATGATGAAGTGAAGAAAACTTGGGAACGCGTCCGAGTGTTGGTTAATGAGAATCTACTGACAAACGACAAACTCTACAATAAAGACGGATATCCGAGAATAAATAAAACAGGTATTCAACAAGAAGCGCTCAATCTTCCAAAATCGGGACATTACGCATTATTTTTAAGAGGATCGGGCAGCGATTCAACCAAGAAACCCGAACAAGTAAACGGAATACAAATGTATTACCAGTATTTTTGGCTACAAGGCCGCTATTTGGTCAATATGTTGGCAAAGTTTGATTTTTTATAG
- a CDS encoding LOG family protein, producing MSLSTKLPEPMLTDEALLNVRARESYHLLKIMSEFVEAGEDLRAIQPAVSIYGSARTPVDHPMYALCEQLSRQLSDAGFSVISGGGPGIMEAANKGAFYGKSPAVGLNIVLPHEQNPNPYQDLSVKFNHFFPRKVMFVKHAIAYVVLPGGFGTLDELFESLTLVQTGKTPNRPIILVGQSFWAGLLDWLHEQLLGNGYIGAADMDLIQIIDEPEAIVRCVFEHYERCGTGLCVPGNGDNSWILSL from the coding sequence ATGTCTTTATCCACCAAACTCCCCGAGCCGATGCTCACCGACGAAGCTTTGCTGAATGTGCGTGCGCGCGAGTCATACCATTTGCTTAAAATCATGTCCGAATTTGTGGAAGCGGGCGAAGATTTGCGCGCCATCCAGCCGGCGGTAAGCATTTACGGCAGCGCACGCACGCCGGTGGATCACCCGATGTATGCGCTATGCGAGCAGCTTTCGCGCCAGCTTTCTGATGCCGGATTTTCGGTGATTTCCGGTGGCGGCCCCGGCATTATGGAAGCGGCCAACAAAGGCGCATTTTACGGCAAAAGCCCGGCGGTAGGGCTGAACATTGTGCTACCGCACGAGCAAAACCCCAATCCGTATCAGGATTTGTCGGTAAAGTTCAACCACTTTTTCCCGCGCAAGGTGATGTTTGTAAAACACGCCATTGCCTATGTAGTGCTGCCCGGCGGCTTTGGCACGCTGGACGAATTGTTTGAAAGCCTTACTTTGGTGCAAACCGGCAAAACACCGAACCGGCCGATTATTCTGGTGGGGCAAAGCTTTTGGGCTGGCTTACTCGATTGGCTGCACGAGCAATTACTGGGCAACGGCTATATCGGCGCGGCAGACATGGATTTAATCCAAATCATCGACGAGCCGGAAGCCATTGTGCGCTGCGTGTTTGAGCACTACGAGCGCTGCGGCACCGGCTTATGCGTACCGGGCAATGGCGACAATAGCTGGATTTTGAGCTTGTAG